A window of the Oryzias melastigma strain HK-1 linkage group LG11, ASM292280v2, whole genome shotgun sequence genome harbors these coding sequences:
- the xkr8.3 gene encoding XK-related protein 8.3 isoform X1, with protein MERGCLPRYSWIDFFFSVIGVCTFLLDCGSDLWVAAEFYCRGDLSWFGVLVGLMVLSSVVVQMFSWFWFVYDRKLEGFGSQVGASTVLCGDRVLIFCLLHVLQLGFFCRHISAIRQGFRVWWRKEEGSEYAIYLTHDLSMLRLIETFCESAPQLILMMYVMLSTNKARVVQFVSVAASTTSIAWMVLDYHRSLRSFLPDKAQQGWGSSVVYFLWNLLLIGPRVAALALFSSVLPWLIAAHFLLLWMAFVLWAWQQQTNFMDSAGGEWLYRATVGLIWYFSWFNVAEGHTRVRSLIYHSFMTADCCLLLVTWWCLRDAAQTEVYGLALIIALPLTYLLGLLFKAIYYCCFHPKLWRPPPTEEGVPHDRPDSKVTLRSFSIQDDSASASVLNRRMAHHAAHFY; from the exons ATGGAGCGCGGCTGCCTCCCCAGGTACTCCTGGATCGACTTCTTCTTCTCCGTCATCGGGGTCTGCACCTTCCTGCTGGACTGCGGCTCCGACCTGTGGGTGGCCGCCGAGTTTTACTGCCGCGGGGACCTTTCCTGGTTCGGGGTGCTGGTGGGCCTCATGGTACTGTCCTCGGTCGTGGTGCAAATGTTCAGCTGGTTCTGGTTCGTGTATGACCGGAAGTTGGAGGGCTTCGGGAGCCAGGTGGGGGCCAGCACCGTACTATGCGGGGACCGGGTGCTGATCTTCTGCTTGCTGCACGTGCTGCAGCTCGGCTTCTTCTGCAG GCACATCTCAGCCATCCGACAGGGTTTCAGGGTGTggtggaggaaggaggagggCTCGGAGTACGCCATCTACCTCACACACGATCTGAGCATGCTCCGTTTGATCGAGACTTTCTGCGAGAGTGCGCCTCAGCTCATCCTGATGATGTACGTCATGCTGTCCACAAACAAGGCCCGGGTCGTTCAGT TTGTGAGCGTGGCTGCCTCCACCACCTCCATCGCCTGGATGGTTCTGGACTACCACCGCTCGCTGCGCTCCTTCCTCCCCGACAAAGCCCAGCAGGGGTGGGGCTCGTCAGTGGTCTACTTCCTGTGGAACCTGCTGCTGATTGGTCCGCGTGTTGCGGCTCTCGCCCTCTTCTCTTCCGTTCTACCTTGGCTCATTGCCGCCCACTTCCTGCTGCTGTGGATGGCCTTTGTGCTGTGGGCGTGGCAACAGCAGACAAACTTCATGGACAGCGCTGGGGGGGAGTGGCTGTACCGGGCCACCGTCGGGCTCATCTGGTACTTCAGCTGGTTCAATGTGGCGGAGGGCCACACTCGGGTCAGAAGCCTCATCTACCATTCCTTCATGACGGCGGACTGTTGCCTCCTGCTGGTCACCTGGTGGTGCCTCAGGGATGCGGCGCAGACCGAGGTGTACGGCCTGGCCCTGATCATTGCGCTGCCGCTCACCTACCTGCTCGGGCTGCTCTTCAAAGCCATCTACTACTGCTGCTTCCACCCCAAACTGTGGCGGCCCCCGCCCACGGAGGAGGGGGTGCCCCACGACCGGCCAGACTCTAAGGTGACCCTCAGATCTTTCTCCATCCAGGACGACAGCGCCTCCGCCTCAGTCCTCAACAGGCGCATGGCCCACCACGCCGCCCACTTCTACTAA
- the xkr8.3 gene encoding XK-related protein 8.3 isoform X2 gives MIHWSFHMKQNQSSGVNTDQNQHLLLMTVPQHMMHISAIRQGFRVWWRKEEGSEYAIYLTHDLSMLRLIETFCESAPQLILMMYVMLSTNKARVVQFVSVAASTTSIAWMVLDYHRSLRSFLPDKAQQGWGSSVVYFLWNLLLIGPRVAALALFSSVLPWLIAAHFLLLWMAFVLWAWQQQTNFMDSAGGEWLYRATVGLIWYFSWFNVAEGHTRVRSLIYHSFMTADCCLLLVTWWCLRDAAQTEVYGLALIIALPLTYLLGLLFKAIYYCCFHPKLWRPPPTEEGVPHDRPDSKVTLRSFSIQDDSASASVLNRRMAHHAAHFY, from the exons ATGATTCATTGGAGCTTTCACATGAAACAGAATCAGAGTTCTGGAGTCAACACGGATCAGAACCAACACCTTCTTTTAATGACAGTTCCCCAACACATGAT GCACATCTCAGCCATCCGACAGGGTTTCAGGGTGTggtggaggaaggaggagggCTCGGAGTACGCCATCTACCTCACACACGATCTGAGCATGCTCCGTTTGATCGAGACTTTCTGCGAGAGTGCGCCTCAGCTCATCCTGATGATGTACGTCATGCTGTCCACAAACAAGGCCCGGGTCGTTCAGT TTGTGAGCGTGGCTGCCTCCACCACCTCCATCGCCTGGATGGTTCTGGACTACCACCGCTCGCTGCGCTCCTTCCTCCCCGACAAAGCCCAGCAGGGGTGGGGCTCGTCAGTGGTCTACTTCCTGTGGAACCTGCTGCTGATTGGTCCGCGTGTTGCGGCTCTCGCCCTCTTCTCTTCCGTTCTACCTTGGCTCATTGCCGCCCACTTCCTGCTGCTGTGGATGGCCTTTGTGCTGTGGGCGTGGCAACAGCAGACAAACTTCATGGACAGCGCTGGGGGGGAGTGGCTGTACCGGGCCACCGTCGGGCTCATCTGGTACTTCAGCTGGTTCAATGTGGCGGAGGGCCACACTCGGGTCAGAAGCCTCATCTACCATTCCTTCATGACGGCGGACTGTTGCCTCCTGCTGGTCACCTGGTGGTGCCTCAGGGATGCGGCGCAGACCGAGGTGTACGGCCTGGCCCTGATCATTGCGCTGCCGCTCACCTACCTGCTCGGGCTGCTCTTCAAAGCCATCTACTACTGCTGCTTCCACCCCAAACTGTGGCGGCCCCCGCCCACGGAGGAGGGGGTGCCCCACGACCGGCCAGACTCTAAGGTGACCCTCAGATCTTTCTCCATCCAGGACGACAGCGCCTCCGCCTCAGTCCTCAACAGGCGCATGGCCCACCACGCCGCCCACTTCTACTAA
- the srsf4 gene encoding serine/arginine-rich splicing factor 4 — protein MSRVYIGRLSYRAREKDVERFFKGYGKILEVDLKNGYGFVEFDDPRDADDAVYDLNGKELCGERVIVEHTKGPRRDGGYGGGGRSGYGRWGGRDRYGPPVRTDYRLIVENLSSRCSWQDLKDYMRQAGEVTYADTHKGRRNEGVIEFRQYSDMKRALEKLDGTEVNGRKIRLIEDRPGAKRRRSYSRSRSRSRSRSRSRRSHKSRSRSESSSRSRSRSRAASRSRSRSQSKKSKGKKEEEERSNGAQKGEERSRSPKSKKGKKDGKKTKKGSRSRSRSGSRSRSRSRSEPKDRSRKSVSKGPDPPKSDDEAGEGEAERGSRSRSRSPDEPRARSKSKSKSQSPAGARSRSASRSESRSKSRSQSRSRSRSRS, from the exons ATGTCGCGCGTGTACATCGGAAGACTGAGCTACAGAGCCAGGGAAAAGGACGTGGAGAGGTTCTTCAAAGGTTACGGAAAGATACTGGAGGTCGACCTTAAAAACGG GTATGGCTTTGTAGAGTTCGATGACCCGCGGGACGCAGATGACGCCGTGTACGACCTGAACGGCAAAGAGCTGTGCGGGGAGAGGGTTATCGTGGAGCACACCAAGGGCCCCCGCCGAGATGGCGGCTATGGTGGCGGCGGGAGGA GTGGATACGGGCGCTGGGGAGGCAGAGACAGGTACGGCCCACCTGTGCGCACTGACTATCGGCTTATTGTGGAGAATCTATCCAGCCGCTGCAGCTGGCAGGACCTGAAG GACTACATGAGGCAGGCGGGGGAGGTGACGTACGCCGACACCCACAAGGGCCGCCGCAACGAGGGCGTGATCGAGTTCAGGCAGTACTCGGACATGAAAAGAGCCCTGGAGAAGCTTGATGGGACCGAGGTGAACGGCAGAAAGATCCGGCTCATTGAGGACCGCCCCGGCGCCAAGCGCCGCCGCTCTTACTCCCGCAGTCGCAGCCGATCCAG GTCCCGCTCCAGAAGCCGCAGGTCCCACAAGAGCCGCAGCCGTAGTGAAAGCAGCAGCCGCAGCCGTTCCCGCTCCAG AGCGGCGTCCCGCTCCCGGAGCCGGTCCCAAAGCAAGAAGAGTAAGGgcaagaaggaggaggaggagcgcagCAACGGCGCCCAGAAGGGCGAAGAGCGAAGCCGCAGCCCCAAAAGCAAGAAGGGAAAGAAAGATGGCAAGAAGACCAAGAAGGGGTCCCGGTCCAGATCCAGATCTGGGTCTCGCTCTAGATCTCGTTCCAGATCTGAACCTAAGGATCGGTCCAGGAAATCCGTCTCAAAAGGCCCAGACCCACCCAAGAGCGACGACGAGGCCGGCGAAGGAGAGGCCGAACGGGGCTCCAGATCCCGGTCCCGCTCCCCCGACGAACCCCGAGCCAGGTCCAAATCCAAGTCTAAATCCCAGTCCCCCGCCGGAGCCCGTTCCCGCTCCGCCTCCAGATCAGAGTCCCGCTCCAAATCCCGTTCCCAGTCCCGCTCTCGTTCCCGTTCCCGCTCCTAG
- the msto1 gene encoding protein misato homolog 1 has product MSSLCREVITLQLGHFSNFVGTHWWNLQDASLSYDPESPPAEIQSDVVFREGQTPGGHVTYTPRLIAMDLKGSLQTLRQEGCLYDSGEHASALTWEGSLVTHKESPTEKNPFLKDLDKLDKGEILADFPSPPREPVKKRGGVDTVNSQLNQIQRSYRLEGSIRVWSDFLRIHLHPRTITVIHQYNHDGEAHRLEAFGQGESALQGALLEELEDRLHFFVEECDYLQGFQVLCDVADGFAGLGSKVTELLQDSYGGRGILSWGLVPNTPIHTTPVKDLYRLLNCTLGMLHMATNSSLFCPLGLRGGLARFPAPPPEFPHLSFDPSLWFHSSAVLALALDAITVPYRLRNNSAPMWQVADSLAVSGRKVVSAYGAVPFPMMHGSSLPDALIACAEGLPWKPLSTCPEGGRCYGQWVTLRGFEGQKLVSGLPVGAPPPTPLHSLHSGEDVLASYLTSFYPSAPLALQLVSSPCKLTPPFPQIFSSSLDARGFLQSVQPPDAPPPTVNSAPILTSLQSGSTLDPWLSDFHRAAKGVDVRRMAPSFFSQGPEMADYEEALEQLHLLARRYRDDSGGRTQSSSEDEDD; this is encoded by the exons ATGAGCAGCCTTTGCCGGGAGGTTATAACTCTACAGCTCGGACATTTCTCCAACTTTGTCGGGACTCATTGGTGGAACCTGCAG GATGCGTCTTTGTCATACGATCCCGAGTCGCCGCCAGCTGAGATCCAGAGTGATGTGGTGTTCCGGGAAGGCCAGACTCCGGGTGGACACGTCACATACACGCCGCGACTCATCGCCATGGACCTAAAAG GAAGTCTTCAAACCCTGCGGCAGGAGGGATGTCTATACGACTCGGGAGAACACGCCTCTGCGCTCACCTG GGAGGGGAGCTTGGTGACCCACAAGGAAAGTcctacagaaaaaaacccatTCCTTAAAGATCTGGACAAGCTGGAC AAGGGGGAGATACTCGCCGACTTCCCCTCGCCGCCTCGAGAGCCCGTGAAAAAACGTGGCGGGGTGGACACGGTGAACAGTCAGCTGAACCAGATCCAGAGGAGCTACAGACTGGAGGGCAGCATCCGGGTGTGGTCCGACTTCCTGAGGATCCACTTGCACCCACGCACCATCACCGTCATCCACCAGTACAACCACGACGG GGAGGCGCACCGCCTGGAGGCGTTTGGTCAGGGAGAGTCTGccctgcagggggcgctgctggaggagctggaggaccgGCTGCACTTCTTTGTGGAGGAGTGCGACTATCTCCAg GGGTTCCAGGTTCTGTGTGATGTAGCAGACGGTTTCGCGGGTTTGGGGTCTAAGGTCACGGAGCTGTTGCAGGACTCCTACGGGGGCAGGGGCATTCTGAGCTGGGGTCTGGTGCCGAACACCCCCATCCATACG ACTCCGGTGAAGGACCTGTACCGCCTACTGAACTGCACCCTGGGAATGCTCCACATGGCCACCAACAGCTCGCTGTTCTGCCCGCTAGGCCTTCGGGGGGGTTTGGCCAGGTTCCCCGCTCCGCCTCCGGAGTTCCCCCACCTCTCCTTCGAC CCTTCCCTGTGGTTCCACTCCAGCGCCGTCCTGGCTCTGGCGCTGGACGCGATCACGGTTCCGTACCGGCTGAGGAACAACAGCGCCCCCATGTGGCAGGTGGCCGACTCGCTGGCAGTTTCAGGCAGGAAGGTGGTGTCTGCGTATGGCGCCGTCCCGTTTCCCATGATGCACGGCTCCTCGCTCCCCGACGCCCTCATTGCCTGTGCTGAggggttgccatggaaaccccTGTCGACCTGCCCGGAGGGGGGCCGCTGTTACGGACAGTGGGTGACGCTGAGAGGATTTGAAGGCCAGAAACTTGTCAG CGGTCTTCCTGTGGGGGCGCCGCCCCCCACCCCTCTTCACAGCCTCCACAGCGGCGAGGACGTCCTGGCTTCGTACCTGACGTCCTTCTACCCTTCAGCTCCTCT GGCGCTGCAGCTggtctcttctccctgtaagcTGACCCCACCCTTCCCGCAGATTTTCAGCTCCTCCCTGGACGCTCGaggttttctgcagagcgtGCAACCGCCTGACG CCCCGCCTCCCACTGTTAACTCGGCGCCCATCCTGACGTCTCTCCAGTCGGGGTCCACTCTCGACCCATGGCTCTCGGATTTTCACCGTGCCGCCAAAGGCGTTGATGTCCGCCGCATGGCTCCCAGCTTCTTCTCCCAGGGACCAGAGATGGCCGATTATGAGGAGGCACTGGAGCAGTTGCACCTGCTGGCACGCCGTTACCGAGACGACAGCGGAGGCAGAACGCAGTCTTCGTCTGAAGATGAAGACGACTGA